In a single window of the Salvia miltiorrhiza chloroplast, complete genome genome:
- the atpE gene encoding ATP synthase CF1 epsilon subunit, whose translation MTLNLCVLTPNRIVWDSEVKEIILSTNSGQIGVLPNHAPIATAVDIGILRIRLKDQWLTMALMGGFARIGNNEITVLVNDAEKGSDIDPQEAQETLEIAEASLRKAEGKRQIIEANLALRRARTRVEAVSAIS comes from the coding sequence ATGACTTTAAATCTTTGTGTACTGACCCCTAATCGAATTGTTTGGGATTCAGAAGTGAAAGAAATCATTTTATCTACAAATAGTGGTCAAATTGGCGTATTACCGAATCATGCTCCTATTGCTACAGCTGTAGATATAGGGATTTTGAGAATACGCCTTAAGGACCAATGGTTAACGATGGCTCTGATGGGCGGTTTTGCTAGAATAGGCAATAATGAGATCACTGTTTTAGTAAATGATGCGGAAAAGGGTAGTGATATTGATCCACAAGAAGCTCAGGAAACTCTTGAAATAGCAGAAGCTAGTTTGAGAAAAGCTGAAGGAAAGAGACAAATAATTGAGGCAAATCTAGCTCTCCGACGAGCTAGGACAAGAGTCGAGGCTGTCAGTGCAATTTCATAA
- the atpB gene encoding ATP synthase CF1 beta subunit encodes MRMNPTTSGSGVSTLEKKNLGRIIQIIGPVLDVAFPPGQMPNIYNALVVKGRDTVGQPINVTCEVQQLLGNNRVRAVAMSATDGLMRGMEVIDTGAPLSVPVGGATLGRIFNVLGEPVDNLGPVDTRTTFPIHRSAPAFIQLDTKLSIFETGIKVVDLLAPYRRGGKIGLFGGAGVGKTVLIMELINNIAKAHGGVSVFGGVGERTREGNDLYMEMKESGVINEENIAESKVALVYGQMNEPPGARMRVGLTALTMAEYFRDVNEQDVLLFIDNIFRFVQAGSEVSALLGRMPSAVGYQPTLSTEMGSLQERITSTKEGSITSIQAVYVPADDLTDPAPATTFAHLDATTVLSRGLAAKGIYPAVDPLDSTSTMLQPRIVGEEHYETAQRVKQTLQRYKELQDIIAILGLDELSEEDRLTVARARKIERFLSQPFFVAEVFTGSPGKYVGLAETIKGFQLILSGELDALPEQAFYLVGNIDEATAKAINLEMESNLKK; translated from the coding sequence ATGAGAATGAATCCTACTACTTCTGGTTCTGGGGTTTCCACGCTTGAAAAAAAAAACCTGGGGCGTATTATCCAAATCATTGGTCCGGTACTAGATGTGGCCTTTCCGCCAGGACAGATGCCTAATATTTATAACGCTCTGGTAGTTAAAGGCCGAGATACTGTTGGTCAACCAATTAACGTGACTTGTGAGGTACAGCAATTATTAGGAAATAATCGAGTTAGAGCTGTAGCTATGAGTGCTACAGATGGTCTGATGAGAGGAATGGAAGTGATTGATACGGGAGCTCCTCTAAGTGTTCCAGTCGGTGGAGCGACTCTAGGACGCATTTTTAATGTGCTTGGAGAGCCTGTTGATAATTTAGGTCCTGTAGATACTCGTACAACATTTCCTATTCATCGATCTGCGCCTGCCTTTATACAGTTAGATACAAAATTATCTATTTTTGAAACAGGAATTAAAGTAGTAGATCTTTTAGCACCTTATCGCCGTGGGGGAAAAATCGGACTATTTGGTGGAGCTGGGGTTGGTAAAACGGTACTCATTATGGAATTGATTAACAATATTGCCAAAGCCCACGGGGGGGTATCCGTATTTGGCGGAGTAGGTGAACGTACTCGTGAAGGAAATGATCTTTACATGGAAATGAAAGAATCTGGAGTAATTAATGAAGAAAATATTGCAGAATCAAAAGTGGCTTTAGTTTATGGCCAGATGAATGAACCGCCGGGAGCTCGTATGAGAGTTGGTTTGACTGCTCTAACGATGGCGGAGTATTTCCGAGATGTTAATGAACAAGACGTACTTCTATTTATCGACAATATCTTCCGTTTCGTTCAAGCCGGATCCGAAGTATCAGCCTTATTGGGTAGAATGCCTTCCGCTGTCGGTTATCAACCCACCCTGAGTACTGAAATGGGCTCTTTACAAGAAAGAATTACTTCTACCAAAGAAGGATCCATAACTTCTATTCAAGCGGTTTATGTACCTGCAGACGATTTGACCGATCCTGCCCCTGCTACCACATTTGCACATTTAGATGCTACTACCGTACTATCAAGAGGATTAGCTGCCAAAGGGATCTATCCGGCAGTAGATCCTTTAGATTCAACCTCAACCATGCTTCAACCTCGGATCGTTGGTGAGGAACATTATGAAACTGCGCAAAGAGTTAAGCAAACTTTACAACGTTATAAAGAGCTTCAGGACATTATAGCTATCCTTGGGTTGGACGAATTATCCGAAGAGGATCGTTTAACCGTAGCAAGAGCGCGAAAAATTGAGCGTTTCTTATCACAACCCTTTTTTGTAGCCGAAGTATTTACCGGTTCTCCGGGGAAATATGTTGGTCTAGCAGAAACCATTAAAGGGTTTCAATTGATCCTTTCCGGAGAATTAGATGCTCTTCCTGAGCAGGCCTTTTATTTAGTAGGTAATATCGATGAAGCTACCGCGAAGGCTATCAACTTAGAAATGGAGAGCAATTTGAAGAAATGA
- the rbcL gene encoding ribulose-1,5-bisphosphate carboxylase/oxygenase large subunit, producing the protein MSPQTETKASVGFKAGVKEYKLTYYTPEYETKDTDILAAFRVTPQPGVPPEEAGAAVAAESSTGTWTTVWTDGLTSLDRYKGRCYHIEPVPGEKDQYICYVAYPLDLFEEGSVTNMFTSIVGNVFGFKALRALRLEDLRIPVAYVKTFQGPPHGIQVERDKLNKYGRPLLGCTIKPKLGLSAKNYGRAVYECLRGGLDFTKDDENVNSQPFMRWRDRFLFCAEAIYKAQTETGEIKGHYLNATAGTCEEMMKRAIFARELGVPIVMHDYLTGGFTANTTLAHYCRDNGLLLHIHRAMHAVIDRQKNHGMHFRVLAKALRLSGGDHIHAGTVVGKLEGERDITLGFVDLLRDDFVEKDRSRGIYFTQDWVSLPGVIPVASGGIHVWHMPALTEIFGDDSVLQFGGGTLGHPWGNAPGAVANRVAVEACVQARNEGRDLAAEGNAIIREACKWSPELAAACEVWKEIKFEFKAVDTLDK; encoded by the coding sequence ATGTCACCACAAACAGAGACTAAAGCAAGTGTTGGATTCAAAGCGGGTGTTAAAGAGTACAAATTGACTTATTATACTCCTGAATACGAAACCAAAGATACTGATATCTTGGCAGCATTCCGAGTAACTCCTCAACCTGGAGTTCCGCCTGAAGAAGCAGGGGCCGCGGTAGCTGCCGAATCTTCTACTGGTACATGGACAACTGTGTGGACCGATGGACTTACCAGCCTTGATCGTTACAAAGGGCGATGCTACCACATTGAGCCCGTTCCTGGAGAAAAAGATCAATATATCTGTTATGTAGCTTACCCTTTAGACCTTTTTGAAGAAGGTTCTGTTACTAACATGTTTACTTCCATTGTAGGAAATGTATTTGGATTCAAAGCCCTACGTGCTCTACGTCTGGAAGATCTGCGAATTCCTGTTGCTTATGTTAAAACTTTCCAAGGCCCGCCTCATGGGATCCAAGTTGAAAGAGATAAATTGAACAAGTACGGTCGTCCTCTGCTGGGATGTACTATTAAACCTAAATTGGGGTTATCTGCTAAAAACTATGGTAGAGCGGTTTATGAATGTCTTCGCGGTGGACTTGATTTTACCAAAGATGATGAGAACGTGAACTCCCAGCCATTTATGCGTTGGAGAGACCGCTTCTTATTTTGTGCCGAAGCAATTTATAAAGCACAGACTGAAACAGGTGAAATCAAAGGGCATTACTTGAATGCTACTGCGGGTACATGCGAAGAGATGATGAAAAGAGCTATATTTGCTAGAGAATTGGGAGTTCCTATCGTAATGCATGACTACTTAACAGGAGGATTCACCGCAAATACCACTTTGGCTCATTATTGCCGAGATAATGGCTTACTTCTTCACATTCACCGTGCAATGCATGCAGTTATTGATAGACAGAAGAATCACGGTATGCACTTCCGTGTACTAGCTAAAGCGTTACGTCTGTCCGGTGGAGATCATATTCACGCTGGTACCGTAGTAGGTAAACTTGAAGGAGAGAGAGACATTACTTTAGGCTTTGTTGATTTACTGCGTGATGATTTTGTTGAAAAAGATCGAAGTCGCGGTATTTATTTCACTCAAGATTGGGTCTCCCTGCCCGGTGTTATTCCCGTGGCTTCAGGGGGTATTCACGTTTGGCATATGCCTGCTCTGACCGAGATCTTTGGAGACGATTCCGTACTACAGTTCGGTGGAGGAACTTTAGGACACCCTTGGGGTAATGCGCCAGGTGCTGTAGCTAACCGAGTAGCTGTAGAAGCGTGTGTACAAGCTCGTAATGAAGGACGCGATCTTGCTGCTGAGGGTAATGCAATTATCCGTGAAGCTTGCAAATGGAGTCCTGAACTAGCTGCCGCTTGTGAGGTATGGAAAGAAATCAAATTTGAGTTTAAAGCAGTGGATACTTTGGATAAATAA
- the accD gene encoding acetyl-CoA carboxylase beta subunit, with product MGRWWFNSTVFKKELQRGYGIKKLMDNLSPFENTSESEDLHPKGRAKNIHSWRGRGNSSYSDVGRLFGIKDIRNFISDDTFLVRDSNGDSYSIYFDIENQIFEIDSDHSFLNELESYFCSYRNSSYMNNGSGSPNEDSLYNRYMYDTQSSWNNHITSCIDSYLQSQICIDTSIVSDSSDGYISRCIFDKRKTNSEGGGSSIPTRAKNSDLTLRERSSDLDATQKYRHLWVQCENCYGLNYKKFLQSKMNICEQCGYHLKISSSERIEVSIDPGTWDPMDEDMVSLDPIGFHSEEEPYKDRIDSYQRKTGLTEAVQTGIGQLNGIPVAIGVMDFQFMGGSMGSVVGEKITRLIEYATNQFLPLIIVCASGGARMQEGSLSLMQMAKISSALYDYQSNKKLLYVSILTSPTTGGVTASFGMLGDIIIAEPNSYIAFAGKRVIEQTLNKTVPEGSQAAEYLFQKGLFDLIVPRNLLKSVLSELFKLHAFFPLNSNSIK from the coding sequence ATGGGAAGATGGTGGTTTAATTCGACGGTGTTTAAGAAGGAGTTACAACGCGGGTATGGGATAAAGAAATTAATGGACAATCTTAGTCCTTTTGAAAATACTAGTGAAAGTGAAGATCTGCATCCAAAAGGTAGGGCTAAAAACATTCATAGTTGGAGGGGTCGTGGAAATTCTAGTTACAGTGATGTTGGTCGTTTATTTGGTATCAAAGACATTCGGAATTTCATCTCTGATGATACTTTTTTAGTTAGGGATAGTAATGGAGATAGTTATTCTATCTATTTTGATATAGAAAATCAGATTTTTGAGATTGACAGCGATCATTCTTTTCTGAATGAACTAGAAAGTTATTTTTGTAGTTATCGCAATTCTAGTTATATGAATAATGGATCTGGCTCTCCTAATGAAGATTCCTTATACAATCGTTACATGTATGATACTCAATCTAGTTGGAATAATCACATTACTAGTTGCATTGACAGTTATCTTCAGTCTCAAATCTGTATTGATACGTCCATTGTAAGTGATAGTAGTGACGGTTACATTTCTAGGTGCATTTTTGATAAACGTAAAACTAATAGTGAAGGCGGGGGGTCCAGTATACCAACCCGCGCTAAGAACAGTGATTTAACTCTAAGAGAAAGGTCTAGTGATCTTGATGCAACTCAAAAATACAGGCATTTGTGGGTTCAATGCGAAAATTGTTATGGATTAAATTATAAGAAATTTTTGCAATCAAAAATGAATATTTGTGAACAGTGTGGATACCATTTGAAAATAAGTAGTTCAGAAAGAATCGAAGTTTCGATCGATCCCGGTACTTGGGACCCTATGGATGAAGACATGGTCTCTCTGGATCCCATTGGATTTCATTCGGAGGAGGAGCCTTATAAAGATCGGATTGATTCTTATCAAAGAAAGACAGGATTAACTGAGGCTGTTCAAACAGGCATAGGTCAACTAAATGGTATTCCTGTAGCAATTGGGGTTATGGATTTTCAGTTTATGGGGGGTAGTATGGGATCCGTAGTCGGGGAGAAAATCACCCGCTTGATTGAGTACGCTACCAATCAATTTCTACCTCTTATTATAGTGTGCGCTTCGGGGGGAGCGCGCATGCAAGAAGGGAGTTTGAGCCTAATGCAAATGGCTAAAATATCGTCTGCTTTATATGATTATCAATCAAATAAAAAGTTATTGTATGTATCAATCCTTACATCTCCTACTACTGGTGGGGTAACAGCCAGTTTTGGTATGTTGGGAGATATTATTATTGCCGAACCAAACTCCTACATTGCATTTGCGGGTAAAAGAGTAATTGAACAAACATTGAATAAAACAGTACCCGAAGGTTCACAAGCGGCTGAATATTTATTCCAGAAGGGCTTATTCGACCTAATCGTACCGCGTAATCTTTTGAAAAGTGTTCTGAGTGAGTTATTTAAGCTCCACGCCTTCTTTCCTTTGAATTCCAATTCAATCAAGTAG
- the psaI gene encoding photosystem I subunit VIII — protein sequence MTTFHFPSIFVPLVGLVFPAIAMASLFLHVQKNKIV from the coding sequence ATGACAACTTTCCACTTTCCCTCTATTTTTGTGCCTTTAGTAGGCCTAGTATTTCCGGCAATTGCAATGGCTTCTTTATTTCTTCATGTTCAAAAAAACAAGATTGTTTAG
- the ycf4 gene encoding photosystem I assembly protein Ycf4 produces MSWRSEHIWIELITGSRKLSNFCWALIVFLGSLGFLLVGTSSFLGRNLISFVPSQQIIFFPQGIVMSFYGIAGLFISSYLWCTISWNVGSGYDRFDRKEGIVCIFRWGFPGKNRRIFLRFLIKDIQSVRIEVKEGIFARPVLYMDIRGRGAVPLTRTDENLTPREIEQKAAELAYFLRVPIEVF; encoded by the coding sequence ATGAGTTGGCGATCAGAACATATATGGATAGAACTTATAACGGGGTCTCGAAAACTAAGTAATTTTTGCTGGGCCCTTATCGTTTTTTTAGGTTCATTAGGATTCTTGTTGGTTGGAACTTCCAGTTTTCTTGGTAGAAATTTAATATCTTTTGTTCCGTCTCAGCAAATCATTTTTTTTCCACAGGGGATCGTGATGTCTTTCTACGGGATTGCGGGTCTCTTTATTAGTTCCTATTTGTGGTGCACAATCTCCTGGAATGTAGGTAGTGGTTATGATCGATTTGATAGAAAGGAAGGAATAGTGTGTATTTTTCGTTGGGGATTTCCTGGAAAAAATCGTCGCATATTCCTGCGATTCCTTATAAAAGATATTCAATCCGTTCGAATAGAAGTTAAAGAGGGTATTTTTGCTCGTCCTGTCCTTTATATGGATATCAGAGGCCGGGGGGCTGTTCCGTTGACTCGTACTGATGAGAATTTGACTCCACGAGAAATTGAACAAAAAGCCGCGGAATTGGCCTATTTCTTGCGCGTACCAATTGAAGTATTTTGA
- the cemA gene encoding envelope membrane protein has product MAKKKAFTPLLYLASIVFLPWWISLSFTKSMESWVINWADIGQSEIFLNDIQEKSILEKFIELDEILFLEEMIKEYSETYLQKFLIGIHKETIQLIKIHNEDRIHTILHFSTNIICFVILSGYSILGNEELVILNSWAQEFLYNLSDTVKAFSILLLTDLCIGFHSPHGWELMIGSVYKDFGFGHNDQIISGLVSTFPVILDTIFKYWIFRYLNRVSPSLVVIYHSMND; this is encoded by the coding sequence ATGGCAAAAAAGAAAGCTTTCACTCCTCTTTTGTATCTTGCATCTATAGTCTTTCTGCCCTGGTGGATTTCTCTCTCATTTACTAAAAGTATGGAATCTTGGGTTATTAATTGGGCGGATATCGGCCAATCTGAAATTTTTTTGAATGATATTCAAGAAAAAAGTATTCTAGAAAAGTTCATAGAATTAGACGAAATCCTCTTCTTGGAAGAAATGATCAAGGAATACTCGGAGACATATCTACAAAAGTTTCTTATAGGAATCCACAAAGAAACGATCCAATTAATCAAGATACACAACGAGGATCGTATCCATACAATTTTACACTTCTCGACAAATATAATCTGTTTTGTTATTCTAAGTGGTTATTCGATTTTAGGTAATGAAGAACTTGTTATTCTTAACTCTTGGGCTCAGGAATTCCTATATAACTTAAGTGATACAGTAAAAGCCTTTTCGATTCTTTTATTAACTGATTTATGTATCGGATTTCATTCACCCCACGGCTGGGAACTAATGATTGGTTCTGTGTACAAAGATTTTGGATTTGGTCATAATGATCAAATTATATCTGGTCTTGTTTCCACTTTTCCGGTTATTCTCGATACTATTTTTAAATATTGGATTTTTCGTTATTTAAATCGTGTATCTCCATCACTTGTAGTTATTTATCATTCAATGAATGATTGA